A stretch of the Mycobacteroides immunogenum genome encodes the following:
- the eutC gene encoding ethanolamine ammonia-lyase subunit EutC, whose amino-acid sequence MSDIANNGAAQNIWDTLRRSTQSRIGLGRSGDALPTTRVLEFGTAHAAARDAVHTPLDAPALAGRIDGLGLGVPLLVTSRAADRSEYLRRPDLGRAPADGALDVLPGSGGDIGIVLADGLSPRALDDHGVPLLQALHQRLRGYSLAPLVIATQARVALGDHIGAALGVDTVLVLIGERPGLSVADSVGIYLTHNPVVGCTDAQRNCVSNIHPPEGLGYDQAAQVVAALVAGARQIGRSGVDLKDMSGAGNQIEGAGPELPT is encoded by the coding sequence ATGAGCGATATCGCCAACAACGGAGCCGCGCAGAATATCTGGGACACCTTGCGGCGATCTACGCAATCCCGGATCGGTTTGGGGCGCAGTGGCGATGCGCTGCCCACCACCCGAGTGCTGGAGTTCGGTACCGCGCATGCCGCCGCCCGCGACGCGGTACACACGCCCCTGGACGCACCCGCGCTGGCGGGCCGGATCGACGGCCTCGGGCTTGGCGTGCCGCTACTGGTGACCAGCCGCGCGGCAGATCGGTCCGAATATCTGCGCCGGCCCGACCTGGGGCGAGCCCCTGCCGACGGCGCACTTGACGTGCTGCCTGGATCCGGCGGCGATATCGGGATCGTGCTGGCGGACGGACTCTCGCCGCGCGCTCTCGACGACCACGGGGTACCGCTGTTGCAGGCACTGCACCAGCGGCTTCGCGGGTATTCGCTTGCCCCGTTGGTCATCGCGACCCAGGCGCGGGTGGCCCTGGGCGATCACATCGGCGCGGCCCTCGGCGTCGACACCGTGCTGGTGCTCATCGGGGAACGTCCGGGTCTATCGGTCGCGGACAGTGTCGGGATCTATCTCACGCACAATCCCGTCGTCGGATGTACTGATGCGCAACGTAATTGCGTTTCCAACATTCATCCCCCCGAAGGGCTCGGCTATGACCAGGCCGCACAGGTGGTCGCCGCCCTGGTGGCGGGAGCGCGGCAGATCGGCAGGTCCGGCGTCGACCTCAAGGACATGAGCGGGGCCGGCAATCAGATCGAAGGAGCTGGGCCCGAGCTGCCCACCTAA
- a CDS encoding ethanolamine ammonia-lyase subunit EutB: MSTFRHIAGPVTYQFGSLAEVLAKASPPRSGDELAGCAAQSDAERAAARWVLAEVPLAMFLNEEIVPYDTDEVTRLIIDSHDAAAFAVIAHLTVGDFRDWLLETITKPHGAQSLKEVSPGLTPEMVAAVSKLMRNQDLIAVGAAVRNHSAFRTTIGLPGTLATRLQPNHPTDDVRGIAAATLDGLLLGCGDAVIGINPATDSPHAAGDLLRLIDDIRVRFDIPTQSSVLAHVTTTIELIERNLPVDLVFQSIAGTEGANESFGVNLALLREANEAGRSLARGTVGNNVMYLETGQGSALSAGAHLGVGGVAVDQQTLEARAYAVAREVQPLLVNTVVGFIGPEYLYDGKQIIRAGLEDHFCGKLLGLPMGVDVCYTNHAEADSDDMDVLLTVLTAAGVAFVIAVPGADDVMLGYQSLSFHDALFARRTFGLRPAPEFNDWLERMGMLDRDGGLREIPVSDSPLRALI; the protein is encoded by the coding sequence ATGAGCACTTTTCGTCACATCGCCGGACCGGTCACCTACCAGTTCGGGTCGCTCGCTGAAGTTCTCGCCAAGGCCTCGCCACCGCGGTCCGGTGACGAGCTGGCGGGCTGCGCGGCGCAATCGGATGCTGAGCGTGCGGCGGCGCGCTGGGTGCTCGCCGAGGTGCCGTTGGCGATGTTCCTGAATGAGGAGATCGTCCCGTACGACACCGACGAGGTCACCAGGCTCATCATCGACAGTCATGACGCCGCGGCCTTCGCCGTCATCGCACATCTGACCGTTGGCGATTTTCGGGACTGGCTGTTGGAAACCATCACCAAACCCCATGGAGCACAGTCTCTCAAAGAGGTATCGCCCGGGCTCACGCCCGAGATGGTCGCGGCGGTGAGCAAGCTGATGCGCAATCAAGACCTGATCGCGGTCGGTGCGGCGGTGCGCAATCACAGTGCTTTCCGCACCACCATCGGGCTGCCCGGCACACTCGCGACCCGGTTGCAACCCAACCATCCCACCGACGACGTGCGGGGCATCGCGGCGGCCACTCTCGATGGCCTGCTGTTGGGGTGTGGTGATGCCGTCATCGGGATCAACCCGGCGACCGATTCCCCACATGCCGCAGGAGATCTGCTGCGCCTCATCGACGACATCCGTGTGCGATTCGATATCCCCACCCAGTCGTCCGTGCTCGCACACGTCACCACCACGATCGAGCTGATCGAGCGAAACCTCCCGGTGGACTTGGTGTTCCAGTCGATCGCCGGCACCGAAGGCGCCAACGAAAGCTTCGGGGTCAACCTGGCGCTGCTGCGGGAGGCCAATGAAGCCGGGCGCTCGCTGGCACGCGGCACCGTGGGTAACAACGTCATGTACCTGGAAACGGGGCAGGGGTCGGCGCTATCGGCGGGAGCGCATCTCGGAGTGGGCGGCGTCGCGGTTGATCAGCAGACCCTGGAGGCCCGGGCCTACGCCGTCGCACGTGAGGTACAGCCGCTCCTGGTCAATACCGTCGTGGGATTCATTGGGCCGGAATATCTTTACGATGGAAAACAGATCATCAGGGCCGGCCTGGAAGATCACTTCTGTGGCAAGTTACTCGGACTGCCCATGGGCGTGGATGTCTGCTACACCAATCACGCCGAAGCTGATTCCGATGACATGGATGTGCTGCTCACCGTGCTGACCGCGGCGGGGGTCGCGTTTGTCATCGCCGTCCCCGGCGCCGACGACGTCATGCTGGGGTATCAGAGCCTGTCCTTCCACGACGCGCTCTTCGCCCGCCGCACCTTCGGGCTGCGACCTGCCCCGGAGTTCAACGACTGGCTCGAGCGCATGGGCATGCTGGACCGCGACGGCGGACTGCGGGAGATTCCGGTCAGCGACTCCCCGTTGCGGGCGCTGATATGA
- the mftG gene encoding mycofactocin dehydrogenase MftG encodes MHADALIVGAGSAGSILAGRLSEDPSFRVVLVEAGPASSADEDGVRDGYRLPIGPDSQIASYYWATLTSTGDQAELVRGSVVGGSGAINGGYFVRGRPADFDGWSVSGWSWADVREDFRAIETDRDFRDDPLHGSSGPIPVGRRHEQSAAGRELMDHAVKRGYPVVADLNGSAGVGVGLVPLNIDSGMRVGPARAYLESAGWRPNLAVYSGTRVLRVLSGGGRVTGVQVTVGSSVRTLTADRIILSAGAIESAKLLLLSGLGPADDLRAVGVQPVVDLPGVGTRIMDHAEWVLDTGDAGQQGYPVLDTVLHTDRQSGIEIRPYTTGFAAMAGVRAAGVDARQIGVALMTPQSRGRLELRSADPAAPVYIDLRYDSETADMDRLRNGVRLVSELYGRRFGGPRWSTSQHLCGTAPIGNDDDKYAVVDKYCRVRGIDGLFVIDGSILPAIPSRGPAATIAMIGHRAARFVAWS; translated from the coding sequence ATCCACGCCGATGCCCTCATCGTAGGTGCAGGCAGCGCGGGTTCGATTCTGGCAGGGCGCCTTTCCGAGGATCCATCGTTTCGCGTGGTACTTGTCGAGGCGGGACCGGCGTCATCGGCCGATGAGGATGGCGTTCGTGATGGATACCGGCTGCCGATCGGCCCGGACAGCCAGATCGCCAGCTACTACTGGGCGACACTGACCTCCACGGGGGATCAGGCCGAGCTGGTGCGTGGGTCTGTGGTGGGTGGTTCGGGCGCGATCAACGGCGGCTACTTCGTGCGTGGCCGACCCGCGGACTTCGATGGATGGTCAGTTTCGGGCTGGTCCTGGGCCGATGTGCGCGAAGACTTCCGGGCGATCGAGACCGACCGGGACTTCCGTGACGATCCATTGCATGGGTCTTCGGGGCCCATACCTGTCGGACGCAGGCACGAACAGAGCGCCGCCGGAAGAGAATTGATGGATCACGCGGTCAAACGCGGATATCCGGTGGTGGCCGATCTCAATGGCTCGGCCGGTGTCGGGGTGGGATTGGTCCCGCTCAACATCGACAGCGGAATGCGGGTCGGACCTGCGCGCGCCTACCTGGAAAGCGCAGGCTGGCGTCCCAACCTCGCGGTGTATTCCGGTACCCGGGTGTTGCGGGTGCTGAGCGGTGGCGGGCGGGTGACCGGAGTGCAGGTGACGGTGGGGAGTTCGGTGAGGACCCTGACCGCTGATCGAATCATTCTGAGCGCTGGGGCGATTGAGAGCGCCAAGCTGCTACTGCTGTCCGGACTCGGCCCCGCGGACGATTTACGGGCGGTGGGGGTACAACCCGTTGTGGATCTGCCCGGGGTGGGTACCCGCATCATGGACCATGCGGAATGGGTGCTGGATACCGGTGACGCTGGCCAACAGGGCTACCCGGTGCTGGACACCGTGCTCCATACCGATCGGCAGTCCGGCATTGAGATACGGCCCTATACAACCGGATTCGCCGCGATGGCGGGGGTTAGGGCCGCTGGTGTGGATGCCCGGCAGATCGGTGTGGCGTTGATGACGCCGCAGAGTCGCGGCCGGCTCGAATTGCGATCGGCCGACCCGGCGGCGCCGGTGTACATCGACCTCAGGTACGACAGCGAGACCGCCGATATGGATCGACTGCGCAACGGGGTGCGTTTGGTGTCGGAGCTGTACGGTCGCCGTTTTGGCGGCCCACGGTGGTCCACCTCGCAGCATTTGTGCGGGACGGCTCCGATAGGGAATGACGACGATAAGTATGCCGTTGTCGACAAATACTGTCGTGTCAGGGGAATTGACGGGCTCTTTGTCATCGACGGGTCGATCCTGCCTGCCATTCCGAGCCGAGGGCCGGCTGCCACCATCGCGATGATCGGGCATCGGGCCGCGAGGTTTGTTGCCTGGTCGTAA
- the mftF gene encoding mycofactocin biosynthesis glycosyltransferase MftF (Members of this protein family, MftF, are glycosyltransferases, members of PF00535 (glycosyl transferase family 2). The encoding gene is found as part of the mycofactocin cassette, in Mycobacterium tuberculosis, many other Actinobacteria, and occasional members of other lineages. Mycofactocin itself, a putative redox carrier, is a heavily modified derivative of the C-terminal Val-Tyr dipeptide of the mycofactocin precursor MftA (TIGR03969).), producing the protein MTTSDEQAQPMPTSQERLPDGFAVQVDRRVRVLDEGSALLGGSPTRLLRLAPAARSLLSGGRLEVRDATSAQLARTLLDATVAHPRPVGGPGYRDVTVVIPCRDNGFGLRRLLRALRGMRVIVVDDGSTIPIVESDLEGLHCHVEVVRHDESQGPAAARNTGLRLATTDFVAFLDSDVVPRRGWLEALLGHFSDPAVALVAPRIVGLVLSDNAIARYEAVRSSLDLGLREAPVVPYGPVSYVPSAAIVVRRTAIDEIGGFDESLQCGEDVDLCWRLIEAGSRLRYEPVSHVAHDHRLTLREWFARKAFYGKSAAPLSTRHPDKVAPMVISRWTLLVWVLAAVGSGMGYLAAVGMAALAAGRVARTLRGVDTPPRDVVRVAAQGVGGAALQIASALCRHYWPLALVAAALSRRSRQVLLVAAIVDGVVDWMKRNDSSASPDDRIGLIEYVLLKRLDDIAYGIGLWSGMVQERDLGALRPELRP; encoded by the coding sequence ATGACCACGAGTGACGAGCAGGCGCAGCCCATGCCTACGTCTCAGGAGCGCCTGCCCGATGGATTTGCGGTGCAGGTTGACCGCCGAGTTCGCGTTCTCGATGAGGGGTCGGCGCTGCTCGGCGGTTCCCCGACGCGGCTGCTGCGCTTGGCGCCCGCTGCCCGATCATTGCTTTCCGGCGGGCGGCTCGAGGTCCGCGATGCCACCAGTGCCCAGTTGGCGCGGACGCTCCTCGATGCCACCGTTGCGCATCCCCGGCCGGTCGGTGGGCCTGGCTATCGCGATGTCACCGTCGTTATTCCCTGTCGTGACAATGGATTCGGACTGCGTCGACTGCTCCGTGCGCTGCGCGGAATGCGGGTGATCGTCGTTGACGATGGGTCCACCATCCCGATCGTGGAGAGCGATCTGGAGGGCTTGCATTGTCACGTGGAGGTAGTGCGTCACGACGAGAGTCAGGGCCCGGCGGCGGCTCGCAACACAGGCCTGCGCCTCGCGACCACTGACTTCGTCGCGTTCCTGGATTCCGATGTGGTGCCCAGACGCGGTTGGCTTGAGGCGCTCCTGGGGCACTTCAGTGACCCGGCGGTAGCCCTTGTCGCACCGAGGATCGTGGGATTGGTGTTGAGTGACAACGCTATTGCCCGATACGAGGCGGTACGGTCCTCGCTCGACCTCGGCCTACGGGAGGCGCCCGTCGTGCCGTACGGGCCGGTGTCGTATGTGCCCAGTGCGGCCATAGTGGTGCGCCGGACCGCGATCGACGAGATCGGCGGATTCGATGAATCGCTGCAGTGCGGTGAGGATGTGGACCTGTGTTGGCGGCTGATCGAGGCGGGGTCTCGGCTGCGCTACGAGCCGGTGTCCCATGTGGCTCACGATCATCGACTCACTCTGCGGGAATGGTTTGCGCGCAAGGCATTCTACGGAAAGAGCGCGGCGCCGCTGTCGACCCGGCACCCCGACAAGGTGGCGCCTATGGTCATCTCCCGATGGACGCTGTTGGTCTGGGTGCTCGCCGCGGTGGGTTCGGGCATGGGCTATCTGGCTGCCGTCGGCATGGCGGCGCTGGCGGCCGGGCGGGTGGCACGCACCTTGCGGGGAGTGGACACTCCGCCGCGCGATGTGGTTCGGGTGGCCGCGCAAGGGGTTGGTGGAGCCGCGCTGCAGATCGCATCCGCACTGTGCCGTCACTACTGGCCGTTGGCGTTGGTGGCGGCCGCGCTCTCACGCCGCAGCCGTCAGGTTCTCCTGGTGGCCGCCATCGTCGACGGCGTGGTGGATTGGATGAAGCGCAACGACAGTTCGGCCTCGCCCGATGACCGCATCGGTTTGATCGAGTACGTACTTCTGAAGCGCCTGGACGACATCGCCTATGGGATAGGGCTGTGGTCTGGGATGGTGCAGGAGCGTGATCTCGGTGCGCTCCGACCGGAACTACGGCCCTGA
- the mftE gene encoding mycofactocin biosynthesis peptidyl-dipeptidase MftE, translated as MNSAYHRRVAVPTVLSTAISPELSDEATTLFTPLGSTEQHGPHLPLDTDTRIAGAVATAAIGELAADSGAGPIALAPAIAYGASGEHQSFAGTISIGTEVLSRLLVEYGRSATQWCRRIVFVNGHGGNIEAAVSAVRLLRSEGRDVAWWACAVQGGDAHAGHVETSLLLHISPDVVRREEVLAGNLAPLRELIGPMRAGGVAAVSAIGVLGDPTTASSQDGARMLEAMSRGCAEAVRRWTPDADGRLV; from the coding sequence GTGAATTCGGCCTACCATCGGCGGGTGGCTGTTCCGACTGTCTTGAGCACCGCCATCTCCCCGGAGCTCTCCGACGAGGCCACCACTCTGTTCACTCCGCTTGGCTCCACGGAGCAGCACGGTCCGCACTTGCCGTTGGATACCGATACCCGGATTGCCGGTGCCGTGGCAACCGCTGCGATCGGGGAGCTGGCAGCGGACTCGGGGGCGGGGCCCATCGCACTCGCCCCGGCCATCGCGTACGGAGCGAGCGGGGAACACCAGTCCTTTGCGGGAACAATCTCGATCGGCACCGAGGTGCTCAGCCGGCTTCTGGTGGAGTACGGGCGATCGGCTACGCAGTGGTGCCGGCGGATCGTCTTCGTCAACGGTCATGGCGGAAACATCGAGGCGGCGGTCTCGGCGGTTCGGCTACTGCGTTCGGAGGGGCGTGATGTGGCGTGGTGGGCGTGCGCGGTCCAGGGCGGTGACGCTCATGCCGGACATGTGGAAACGTCTCTGCTGCTGCATATTTCGCCAGATGTAGTGCGCCGTGAGGAAGTCTTGGCCGGAAACCTGGCGCCGCTGCGTGAGCTGATCGGTCCGATGCGGGCAGGTGGTGTGGCCGCGGTCAGTGCCATCGGTGTCCTTGGGGATCCGACCACCGCCAGCAGTCAGGACGGTGCGCGGATGCTCGAGGCGATGTCTCGAGGATGTGCCGAGGCGGTGCGGCGATGGACACCCGATGCCGACGGGCGGCTGGTATGA
- the mftD gene encoding pre-mycofactocin synthase MftD (MftD, an enzyme found in the mycofactocin biosynthesis locus, performs an oxidative deamination of 3-amino-5-[(p-hydroxyphenyl)methyl]-4,4-dimethyl-2-pyrrolidinone (AHDP). The resulting compound, now called pre-mycofactocin (PMFT), is a biologically active redox cofactor that can oxidize the non-exchangeable NADH of TIGR03971 family SDR-type oxidoreductases.): MARNTWFETVAIAQQRAKKRLPKSVYSSLISASEKGLTVSDNVEAFGELGFEPHVVGIQPDRELSTTVLGQEISLPVMISPTGVQAVDPDGEVAVARAAAARGTAMGLSSFASKPIEDVVAANPKTHFQIYWLGGRDDVAQRIQRAKDAGAVGLIATLDWSFSHGRDWGSPAIPEKMNLRSMIRLAPEVVTKPGWLWSFGKGMNIPDLRVPNQAVRGEAGPPFFDAYGQWMGTPAPTWDDVRWMREQWDGPFMLKGVMRIDDAKRAVDCGVSAISVSNHGGNNLDGTPASIRALPGIAQAVGNEIEVLLDGGIRRGSDVVKALALGARAVMIGRAYLWGLAASGQAGVENVLDIMRGGIDSALMGLGKKSVHELSPDDLLIPEGFARGLGRH; this comes from the coding sequence ATGGCCCGCAACACCTGGTTCGAGACGGTCGCGATTGCTCAGCAGCGGGCCAAGAAACGACTGCCCAAGTCCGTCTACAGCTCGCTGATTTCGGCCAGTGAAAAGGGGCTGACCGTCAGTGACAATGTCGAGGCGTTTGGGGAGTTGGGATTCGAGCCGCACGTCGTCGGCATCCAGCCGGACCGCGAGTTGTCGACAACTGTTCTGGGGCAGGAAATTTCGCTACCGGTGATGATATCGCCCACCGGGGTGCAGGCCGTCGACCCCGACGGTGAGGTCGCCGTCGCACGGGCGGCAGCGGCGCGCGGCACGGCAATGGGGCTGTCGTCGTTTGCCAGTAAGCCCATCGAAGATGTGGTGGCGGCGAACCCGAAGACGCACTTCCAGATCTACTGGCTGGGTGGTCGTGACGACGTCGCGCAGCGTATCCAGCGCGCCAAAGATGCTGGTGCGGTTGGTCTTATCGCGACACTCGACTGGAGCTTCTCGCATGGGCGTGACTGGGGAAGTCCCGCCATCCCCGAGAAGATGAACCTGCGCTCGATGATCCGCTTGGCCCCTGAAGTGGTCACCAAGCCCGGCTGGCTGTGGTCGTTCGGCAAAGGAATGAACATCCCGGACCTGCGGGTGCCGAACCAGGCGGTGCGGGGCGAGGCCGGCCCGCCGTTCTTCGATGCCTATGGGCAGTGGATGGGAACCCCGGCGCCCACGTGGGACGATGTGCGCTGGATGCGCGAGCAGTGGGACGGTCCGTTCATGCTCAAGGGTGTAATGCGCATAGATGACGCCAAACGCGCTGTGGATTGCGGTGTTTCGGCCATTTCGGTCTCGAACCATGGGGGCAACAACCTGGACGGCACGCCGGCGTCCATTCGCGCGCTGCCGGGCATTGCCCAGGCGGTCGGAAACGAGATCGAGGTGCTGCTGGACGGCGGCATCCGACGGGGCAGCGATGTGGTCAAGGCACTGGCGCTCGGTGCCCGTGCGGTCATGATCGGGCGGGCGTATCTGTGGGGCCTGGCGGCCTCCGGCCAAGCGGGTGTCGAGAACGTTCTGGACATCATGCGTGGCGGTATCGACTCGGCGCTGATGGGGCTCGGAAAGAAATCTGTGCACGAGCTGTCCCCAGATGATCTTTTGATCCCCGAAGGGTTTGCCCGGGGCCTCGGGCGGCACTAG
- the mftC gene encoding mycofactocin radical SAM maturase (MftC is a radical SAM/SPASM enzyme that catalyzes the first two steps in biosynthesis of the electron carrier mycofactocin from the terminal Val-Tyr dipeptide of the precursor peptide MftA.), which translates to MSAPAVPRLNVAAVAAPKLVDQFEQGLDAPICLTWELTYACNLSCVHCLSSSGKRDPRELSTRQCKDIIDELERMQVFYVNIGGGEPTVRSDFWELVDYATEHHVGVKFSTNGVRITEEVAARLAASDYVDVQISLDGATAEVNDAVRGAGSFDMAVRALENLAAAGFKDAKISVVVTRHNVDQLDEFAALAARYGATLRITRLRPSGRGADVWDELHPTSAQQRQLYDWLVRNGERVLTGDSFFHLSAYGDGSGGLPGLNMCGAGRVVCLIDPVGDVYACPFAIHDRFRAGNVVSDGGFDQVWKHSQLFNELREPQSAGACGSCGHYDSCRGGCMAAKFFTGLPMDGPDPECVQGFGEAALAADRVVPKPSGDHSRSASKRAPVALTLTRRPPSRACDENPLSNLRAGR; encoded by the coding sequence ATGAGCGCTCCCGCAGTACCCCGCCTCAACGTCGCCGCCGTTGCGGCTCCGAAACTGGTCGATCAGTTCGAGCAGGGACTGGATGCTCCCATCTGCCTTACCTGGGAGCTGACCTACGCCTGCAACCTGTCCTGCGTCCACTGCCTGTCCTCGTCGGGCAAGCGTGACCCGCGCGAGTTGTCGACGCGACAGTGCAAGGACATCATCGACGAACTCGAGCGCATGCAGGTGTTCTACGTAAACATCGGTGGCGGGGAACCCACTGTGCGATCCGACTTTTGGGAGCTTGTCGACTACGCGACCGAGCACCATGTCGGGGTGAAATTCTCCACCAACGGCGTGCGTATCACCGAGGAGGTCGCGGCGCGGTTGGCTGCGAGCGACTACGTCGACGTACAGATCTCGCTGGACGGTGCGACCGCAGAGGTGAACGACGCGGTGCGCGGCGCGGGCTCGTTCGACATGGCGGTACGTGCACTGGAGAATCTGGCCGCCGCCGGATTCAAGGACGCGAAGATTTCGGTGGTGGTTACCCGCCACAACGTGGACCAGCTCGACGAATTCGCCGCGCTGGCAGCCAGATACGGAGCGACGCTACGGATCACGCGGCTGCGCCCGTCGGGCCGCGGTGCCGATGTGTGGGACGAGTTGCATCCCACGTCGGCGCAGCAGCGACAGTTGTACGACTGGCTGGTGCGCAACGGTGAGCGGGTTCTCACGGGAGATTCTTTCTTCCACCTTTCGGCGTATGGGGATGGGTCCGGTGGTTTGCCGGGACTCAACATGTGCGGCGCGGGCCGGGTGGTATGCCTGATCGATCCGGTCGGCGATGTCTATGCTTGCCCATTCGCTATCCACGACCGCTTCCGTGCCGGAAACGTGGTGTCCGACGGTGGATTTGACCAGGTATGGAAGCATTCGCAGCTGTTCAATGAGCTGCGTGAGCCGCAGTCGGCGGGCGCCTGCGGTAGCTGTGGACACTATGACAGCTGCCGGGGCGGTTGCATGGCGGCCAAGTTCTTCACCGGGCTCCCGATGGACGGCCCCGACCCGGAATGCGTGCAGGGCTTCGGCGAGGCGGCCCTGGCCGCCGATCGTGTTGTACCCAAACCCAGTGGCGACCATTCGCGTTCGGCGAGCAAGCGCGCTCCGGTCGCGCTGACCCTGACACGGCGCCCACCCTCTCGCGCGTGCGACGAGAACCCCCTTTCCAATTTACGAGCAGGACGGTAG
- the mftB gene encoding mycofactocin biosynthesis chaperone MftB (MftB, a small protein, is a peptide chaperone that assists the radical SAM enzyme MftC in performing two modifications to the C-terminal Val-Tyr dipeptide of the mycofactocin precursor peptide, MftA. MftB's role is analogous to the role of PqqD in the biosynthesis of PQQ, a cofactor that derives entirely from a Tyr and a Glu in the precursor PqqA.), whose translation MSAMVDEAPAGFDWTRPWQLHPQVSLRPEPFGALLYHFGTRKLSFLKNRTLLQIVQSLADHHSAESAWQAAGVADGQATAYQQALTVLADSKMIVTREDAS comes from the coding sequence ATGAGCGCCATGGTTGACGAGGCGCCCGCAGGTTTCGACTGGACACGGCCCTGGCAGTTGCATCCCCAGGTGTCGCTGCGTCCGGAACCGTTCGGGGCGCTGCTCTATCACTTTGGGACCCGCAAGCTGTCATTCCTGAAGAACCGCACTCTGCTGCAGATCGTGCAGTCCCTCGCTGATCACCACAGTGCCGAGAGCGCCTGGCAGGCCGCCGGTGTCGCGGACGGTCAGGCCACCGCTTATCAGCAGGCCCTGACGGTGTTGGCGGATTCCAAGATGATCGTGACCCGAGAGGACGCCTCATGA
- the mftA gene encoding mycofactocin precursor MftA (Mycofactocin is a small molecule electron carrier derived from the final two amino acids, Val-Tyr, of MftA, the mycofactocin precursor. It plays a role in redox homeostasis and the metabolism of alcohols and aldehydes in Actinobacteria, including Mycobacterium tuberculosis.), whose amino-acid sequence MAEPTTVAGQRNDTELVQESLVEEVSIDGMCGVY is encoded by the coding sequence ATGGCCGAGCCCACCACTGTCGCCGGACAGCGCAACGACACCGAACTGGTGCAGGAATCACTGGTTGAAGAGGTGTCGATCGACGGGATGTGCGGCGTCTACTGA